From the genome of Papaver somniferum cultivar HN1 unplaced genomic scaffold, ASM357369v1 unplaced-scaffold_10, whole genome shotgun sequence:
atggtaagaataaaattaggaaaagtaatATGAAatgaggtttttttttattttgttagtgCTTGAATTTATGTATGCTcgattttgatttcaattcttgcttcaatttttttcttcagattctAACAATTCTGTGATTCTTTACTTTTGGACAGGACCACTAAAAAATTTATTTGCAAGAAAGACACAATGTCTGGTTCAAAGGTTAGTACTCACGACCActttgatcaattttattttttctaattcTCATCGGAAGtgtaatattattagttaattttaatttataaAATGGGTCTGTAATTTAGTTTTACTTGGTAGAATGGAGGTGTAATTAGGAAATAAATGATTCTGAGAACTGTAACCGGACATTGGACCTTTTTTAATATTCATTAAGTATGCGATTGATTCTTTGGTTGATGCATGATTGATTTAGTGTTTTGATTTTTAGATGAAAATAGTGAATTTGTGATTGATTTTGATTTAATGTATTTTGGCAAGGATATATTTTTCGGGATAATTGCTTtaggtaacaaaaaaaaaaattccgttTAAAAAAATCTCGTGGggccagaatttttttttttcatgttttcacGTCAAAAAAATTTCCTTTAAAATATTTAGTGggaccagaatcaaccagaagcaaGAATCAACCACAAGCTCCGGTGAACCAtaacgctcgaaaaaactctgttattatatagagaataATAACGAATTTGAAGacactcatttgttcttcttggaTTTACGTGACTTTTTGTAACATAGTTTCCCATAAGTTAAAAGTATTTAAATTGAAATCTCTATCGCTTGCAACTGAAAACAAACATCGAATTAGAGAAACATCTTCCTCTGGAGTAAAATCCAATTCGGTTATGCGAGCACTAGGCATGTtcaaatgaatttgaagttgtgTTGGAATGAGTTGAAATTAAGTATTTATAGGGGGAAATTGGTAGTCGTTGGATGAAATATGATAAGCGATGATCAGACCTGCGAACGATAACTTGACTAGTGTCGGCGCTTTAAAGACAAGCCAGCGTTGTTATGACCATCGAGCAATGGACTCTCTGtcgctcgctggaaactccatcgtgtatgcctatatgttattcctgacatataggtatatgagtttggcagtttggcatacccatagtgaaTGCATATATGGCAAAATATGATGTTTGCCATATGCATAGCAACAGAACTTAATGTGATGATCTACGACTCCTACTAATTCTCTAATTTTGAAACTTTTCGTTGGGAAGTGCCTTGGTAAATATGTCCGTCAATTGGTCTCCCGTCTTGCAATATTTGAGTTCTATCTCACCATCTTCAACCGCTTCTCGAATGAAGTGATACTTGAGTTTGATATGCGTTTCTTTACAAACCGAATTTTTTAACATACCAACTGCGGATTTGTTGTCACAAAAAATTTCGGTGCACCCTTCTCGTTTCTCTTGGATGTTTTCCATAATTCTTTTTAGCCATACAACCTGAGATGTAGCTATTGATGCCGAAATGTACTCCGCTTCTGCCGTGGATAGAGCTACGGTTGGTTGCTTCTTCGATGCCCAAGAAAATATACCCGAACCAAGAGAAAAAGCATATCCCGATATACCTGAACCAAGATAAGACATTGTTGTAATAGCTGGCGATGCTCTTTTATCCATCTGCTTCTTTCTCTGacgtatttccttcgaatacgttttctaagatatcccaagcatctttagacgtagtgcacgaatccacatggtgctgaagatcttgaCTTATGGCATGAATAATAAAATTTAACCCTTCAAAATTATGCTTGCAGCACTTATCTCTGTTTCACTATATTCTGCGGAAGGCTTCATTCATAACAGTGGTTTTGTCTCTAACAACTGTCTGAGGATTGTTTCCTATAACTACAAGTTTCAATGTCTGAAAGTCACGGGTTATAGAAAGGAACGCCAATTCATTTAGGtagtaaaaaaaatatatcatataTTGCTTTTATTGAGAGTTGAACTCAAGACCTCCCGCTTACTAAACGGGTgctctaaccaactgagctatGAAAGCTAGTTAAcaatatttctttttcttttttttaaatagtttcaaagaaagaaaaaaggaagaaaaaaattcacATATTGTAAATTCGTTGgaaatctaaagacttaaaggtatAGACAAATAAAATTTCGACGTTGAACTATGAGGAAATCCTCGCTTCCAATTAAATCGAAATACGCCTTCTGTAGCTTTTGTGAAAATAGAGTTTTGGTGAGGATCCTTAACTATATATGATTGTTTTGAAGATtaccaatttaaaaagaaaacttaaTTTCCTGTGTTTGAAATTTTAtgaaagtccaaattcaattcagAAATTAAGTACTAACCACAGAAATGATCCACGTtcacatatattttttgcaaagtaaaagaaaaaataaactacgATCCGCACATATTTCCTCATTTTCCCATCTATCTAATTCATTGAGATGCCCAGCATACACCAACGCAAAAAGGTATCAGAgcccacaccaaattaaaaatatgGTTAAATGTAAAAAGGGAATGTCCACGGGCATCGTTGTTGGATCATGTATTGGTTGATGTAACGCCCCCCCGGCTTGATGGAAATTGGCAAAGTTCAAAGGATCCCGTACCCTGCTGATATCTCCAGTGTCTCATTCTAAACTCAAAAGTCACCTCCTTAAAAAAGACGTTGACCACATATTAGTGCACAACCACGATGACAAATTTTATCAACTTCTacatctctttcttttttttaattgggCTTTCCATCTTCAAAAGAAAGAAAGCCCCCACCTCACCACTACCAGACGTGCTAGCAACGAGTTAAGCTGACTAGATCTTTTGGGCTTTCACCAACCGAAAAACCGACTTCCATAGTCCATTCCCACTTTGTTTGACTGAGTCGTCGTTAGTTAGTTAGCCTTATCCTTGAAGGAGTAACGGATTATTACCTGCTTACACGTGGTCTTTTCAATAATCAGCTTCCAAGTGAAATCATCATCCACGCGTCGCTGCTTGATCTGACATGTCGGTGGGTCCAGTCGTAATCAACACTGCACGTGTGTATTTGGACCCACTCCCCAAATTTAAGAGCAAGATTGGTTTTAGTCAGGGTTCATTAGATTAGACAGATCATGGAGCCAGATAATACACATTATCTTTTCATGTATCACCCCTTTTAAACGTGAGTGAACGAAACCTCATTACTTGGAAACAATGGGAAAAAGGATCATACTGTTTTTGCTGGTTTTGATGAGATCCAGCTTATGCTTTACTgtatggaaaatttcttgtttggtcctaagcccatatagttatttatagtagggtcttacctgaattttttttatccggaggtccaaaattaattaaaacatggaaatgtccataatgcccattactaccaaacgtgtgtgtctacactgcttacaaatttgagtacatatctggtacactgcttaaaaattcgagtacatatttgctacactgcttacaaatttgagtacatatctgtcgtactgcttacaaatccgattatatatctgaatgcttacaaattcgagtacatatttgctgcactgcttccaggtagagtacaaatctgtaagaatcaatgataaataaattagaattaATGATACATAtatgtcgtactgcttacaaatccgattatatatctgaatgcttacaaattcgagtacatatttgctgcactacAATATACGTTTTACATCACatatattgtaggatcataccaTTAATCTCTAGTATTTCTTTAATACAAAAGAGGTACAGTTTTGCATGATTGAACAGGGTGACATAACCACTAAAAAACTAaccaaaaaaattaatgtccataagaagctACTGAATATCTACAGCAAACCCTGAAAGTGATTATCAAGGATCGAGTGATACATAGAAAACTAGAGTAACATATTAGGATGCTTTGCACAAATGAAAATGTAACATACAACATTTCAATTTTCTTACCACACAAAGAAGCTGCCGCTTTCCAGGAGTATCGGCTCCGTGGTTGCTAAATTTTGCTTCCAGAACCGCTATTAGCGCAACATTATCCTATACAAAATTGAATGGACAAATAGAATAATACAGGGAGTAAGATTCTGGGAAAGAATCTAAGCACCAACTAACTGCATAAGAGACtcccaaagaagaaaaatcacCTTAAGAAGTCGGGACAAAGCAACTTTCTTCTGAGTGATTTGGACCACAGCATTTGTCAGTGACTGAGCAGCCTTGTTGAATTCGACCTACATACAAAAGTAAACTGTTTAACATGTGAACCAACAGAGTAACAATAAATTCAAAAGAAAGTCTGTCATCTCCAAACctcgtatttcttcacatgtgAAAATCTGTCCCTTCGGAAAAACGTTGCACAACCATCGATAGCATAAGTCCCGGTGTAAACCTACAGTGAACAGATTCATTATCACAAAACTGAATATTTGGAGTTTATGACCATTAAATCAAGAATGTCCGCAAGCAAACCTCTGTTGTCTTCTTCTTGTAGAGAGCTTGATAACCATGTTTGTCCAACTCAGGGGCGAAAAACTCATCAAAATGATCACTTTGAACCTGAAATAAgaaatgattagctttgttgcaaCTAAATCCTTAACTTAAGGATTGGCTATGTGGACATAATCTTGAATCCAAGCTAATACATCAATTTCATATCTAAATAACTAATATGAGACAAGAATAGTCTTTTTCTTATTTAGTATTCCAGTTCATTATACATGCACTGGAATACCATGAAAAGGAAAAACCAGAATGGCTTCTGTCAAAATTATTTGATGTAAGAGAGAAGTTtgtaacagtacgtcatatatgtactgcatattcatgaactaaaaaatcaattgcatgtcaagaagaagtgatgaatccatgcatataactgaatcaaagcacatacttcagtattacacatacgtactcatggatcaaacccaaAAACAATAGCAAAACTCAGAAATATaaacgaatcaaagcacatatttcagtattacacatacttactcatggatcgaacccaaaaacagtggaaaacttttgaatataaccgaatcaaagaacatacttcagtattacacatacgtactcatggatcgaacccaaaaacaatggaaaaactctgaatataaccgaatcaaagcacatatttcagtactacacatacgtactcatagatcgaaccaaaaaaaaatggcaaaaatttGAATACAACCGAATCATAAAAATTTTGTATCAGTACGTCGTAtacgtactgtcaattcatacacaaaagcaaactgtatcaaacctaaaaacataatggcatcatgaaaatcgatttgatcttcataatacaatcggaaaaaaaatcaaatgaagaaaaacgaacaaaataatcaaaaaagatgattaaaaaacatacctggaaacacaaacaaatcttctcgtcgtaaatcataacgatgcatcatcatcatcatcttcttctttttcttcttaataaATTGAGTTTCTGTTAGTACGGGATATACGTGTTGTTGCTTCATATACAAAAACAAACTGAAACACATCCAAAACCAACAAAATGGAAGTGGTATAAGTAAATCTAACTTAACTGATGAATCCATgagtaaaacaaaatcaaaagccgatctaaaacctaataaattaataaaaaactgtaaatcatcaaaatcagttgggaatacatctataacgattaccaaaaagtgatgaaaatataactaataacaaaattgattcagcagttttcagtacgacatatatgtattgctgaatcatacaaattaagtgatgaatccatgagtaaAACAAAACCAAAGCCGATCTAAAAcactaataaattaataaaaaactgtaaatcatcaaaatcagttgggaatacatctataacgattaccaaaaaggaaaaaaaaaatataaaacatcatgaaaatcgatttgattctcatGATTCggtcaaaaaaacaaatcaaaaagaaaagaaaactaacaaagaatcaaataagatgattagaaaacatacctggaacAAACAATCTTCAAAAACGATGTCGGGATTTTGAAGCTGCATcgagaagaaagagagaaaaaaatggatCTGAAAAATGAGCGAGTAGAAATATGAAACTGGTTATAAACCTCATAGAGAAGGGGTATTTCGGTGATTTTAAAAATGCACAGAAAAGGTCCCGCACGTGTATGGACCAGGGACTAAAAATTTGGGTCcaattttattgttttctttttattatggacctccagttactgggctttagtggatggacctgccactaactaagaacaccataatagtacctataggtaattcctacttacTGTATTTCTTATCATCTGCCAAGCGACAGGATCGGTATGGAAATAACTTATGTCCACGGGTGCATAATATGTACCCAAAAAATAAAGGATTGAATTTTTGATTGAGTGGAAAAAGTTTATTTACGTACATAGAATTTAACCGAAAAACTAATGTCCACGCGTCCACGCGTACATTAACCGAAAAACTAAAAACCAAACACAAAAGACATTGAATGCTTTTCGGTTGAAAGAAAAGATTTCGTTATGCACAAAACATCTGCATAAAatcggttaaaaagaccaaaatcaacaatttttggatgaaaaagacatgtaaaatttgattctGTTTAAAcagacgagaatgtaaaaataggcataAACGATGTGTACCTTACCAATACCTCATTCTACGCGAACTCTACGTATCAAGTATCTAAAGAGATCTAATGGTGACAATATTATATCCGACAGAAGAATTTAATCATGAAGAACCCTATAATTCTCGCAAGACAAGTCCAACAATCATATATAAGATTTTCAAGATCATTCACTCCAAATACCAAAACATAATACAATAgtttttgaaagtaatttaaacagtttcatcctacccattttctaatattttttcttattttcaatgtacATGCATCCGGTTTCATCCTCGttcttttttaaatttaaaccaggataaatccagtttcattcttgctatttctttggtgtccatttcacccatattaatttttaatcgtctattagaaccatgttttaaaaatatttggacaagtgaCATATTTTCGGAAACATCTGCTAGAAGTAAATAACAAGTATGCAAATTAACAGAACcgaaaaataaatatattagtAACTTGAAAGATATAAAATCACAGCTTTGTAATTGTAACCATCGAAGTAACTTTGTTAGGGAAAAGTAAAACATCCTCACGTGGCGTTATAAACCTATCCGTTAACCATAAGTGAACAAATCAGTGGACATTATTATATTATTCATTCAAGTCAAGTGCCGTAAAAGAGAGTGAGTGAGCTGGAACCGGGAACACAAGAAATCAAGAGAGTCCGACCCCACCACCATCGATGCCCAAAAATATTAACGCCACCGACCACCGACGGGCTTCTCCTTAACTTACTCCGaatattcgttttttttttttaaatcaaattcTTAATCCATTTTTCACCCAAACACAATTCTCTGTCTGTCTCTCTCTCTGCCGTCTCCGGTCCCACCAAACTCCTTCTTCTTATttctggagaagaagaagaacagagtgGTGCCCTCTCTCTGTTCagggttcatcttcttcttcttcttcttggaatcTCTCAGTATTAAAAGCCCATCGAAACCCTCGCTCTCATCTCCTTAATCTGCTCCTTCCTCCCTCCCTCGCTGTCCATTATTTTATTCTTTATCTTCTGTCTAAAATTCAAAAAAACCATTTCAAatttcaatcaaacaaacttattTGGATCTACACTTTCTTCCTCTCCTCTGCCCATTCCATTTCAGGTACATTTTTCTTCTCCATCAGGTCATTTATCATATCATTGTGATTGTCTTTTGAGTATCTACATTTATGTTTTATGGGAATTTGTTTCGATCTGGATACATTTGTTTAAAAGCCTCATGATTTAGATTTGAATCGGTGTTGAATCAATGGGAtgtgttttttcttatttttgtttgctttacaGGTTGGTTGTGTGATTGAATAGAAGAAGAATATTAAACCACCGACAAATTTGAGATTATCCATTTTTAATTGcaaaaggagagaagaagaagaatcattggTTTTATGGTTAAATCTCATAAGAGTTGTTATAGTAATGTGATTAGAATttgaggggaagaagaagaagaagatttggaattatgggttgattttcaattttttaaattgattgattttggtttcaaatttttcttttttttttggtctttggatTAAAATTTATTTTCAGTGTTTGAAGACGAATTTTGTAATGGATCTAAAAGAACAAAATGATCTATTGATTGATCTTGAAAGTGGTGGTAGTGAAGAAGAAGCAGTAATACTAATAGTTAATAATAAAGAACAACAGCAAGAACCCATTGCATCGAAAGCAAGGAATTTGTTAGATAAGGCGTGGAATGGTATTATAACTTCTTCAATTGATGTTAtcactggtggtggtggtgaagatgGAAAGAATGCTGTAGCAAATGGTGATTTGGAGAATGGTGGAGAGGTAGTAGAAAAGAGGTGTTTATtacaaggaggaggaggaggagaagatacATTGAGTCCGTTACTGGtggtaaagaaaaaagagaagaaatcgAAGACCAAAGTATCTGCTCCAAAACCACCCAGACCACCTAGAGGACCATCACTGGATGCTGCTGATCAGAAATTGATTAGAGAAATCTCTGAGCTAGCCATGTTGAAGCGGGCAAGAATTGAACGTATGAGagcacataagaagatgaaagccTCAAAAGCTGCATCCTCTAATAGTAACATGTATGCCATGATCATCACTGTTATGTTCTGCCTCGTCATAATTGTCCAAGGTAACAACATTTCACCTTTTCACGGCTTCTTAGTTAGTAGATACACATGATTTAGGCTTTACATTTGCTGTTATGCATATAATAGACATGCTCATGTGAAAATCAGGACTGTGTGTTGACCAATTTATGTGATTCTAAATTCACTAGAATGAGTGTCTCTCCGTGCATATATTAATAGCATTCTTATCCATGGTTTTTCTTATTGTTCTTCGGAGCCACATTTTGTGATAGATTTCCCTGTGTTTCAGTTTGACATGATAAATGAAGAACATAGGTGCGATGTGATAAATCCTTACTTTTAATTAGTAGGAGGCGTATCAAATTGTTGGAATCTGGAAGAAGACCGTTAATACCCAGATCACATGACATGCTTTTATAGACTCATGTATAGGGAGGTTTATGACGAGACCCCTGCTTAAGTATTAATCAAGTCGGTATGATTTCGTTGTGGTCGAACTTCTACGGGTGACAGTTAGGTGTCCGAGCAGGAAGAAAGTGTCTGTTATCTTAGATTGCATAGTATGTGTACAAGAGCATTTTTGTAGTTTTAGTTCTGGGTTATACTGTACCAACCAGAAAGAGGTATTCATGTTTAAAATGGATCGCTTATGGTTATTTCAAATCTAGTTGATCGGAATATATTGTTTGTAAATCATGAAAAAAAGTGTTTGTAAATGTGTTTATACATTATTGATATCTTCGTGTATCATTGCATCCGTATGAAATGTTTGTCTTCTGGTACCAGTCTAAATATTAATAAAGTAATTCATTATGTCAAAGCAGTGTTTCCCAATTGAATGGTTTCGTGGTGTTGAACCTTGTTTATATTTCAAAAACTGATTAGGCACTGAAACTTTCTTCTTTTACATAGAGACCAAAATGTTAGAATAATGCCCATATTACCCTGGAAGCTTAGTAGGGCAGTAAAATGAGTGGTAAGAATCTCAATTTTGGCAATGATGTTTTGGAAGTTTCATTGTAACCTGGAGAAGAATGTGTAAATTCTCATGATGTCGATGTTTACAATATGCAGGATTGTCATCCAGAGGCAGTTCACAGTTAAGCTTCCAAGGATCTCCTCAGTCAGCAGTAACAATGAGAGGAGGAAAATTAATTTCGGTTCAGTATTTCAAGAACAAATCTGCACCAGGGACAGATGGACCTGGCTCTGCATCTCCGAGGTGGGCTACATCTAACACGACAACTACTTTCAGtcttgaatttatttatttttgaaatggaAAGGTTAAACATATTGAAAAGAAATTTTTTAGAAGTTCATACAAACAGGTTGATGCCTCGCGACAGACTTCCAACTCACGAAAACTTGATTAGTTggaattttcaaagaagaactctAAATCAATAAAGTAGCTTTAACTTTTTTTACGATCTCAGCTGCACCTCCAAGTCTCCCGCCAAACATACTTTAATTTCACTCCTTCCATAAAACCCAGCAGATAACATGCTTGAATTCACTAGCTTCTGTTTTCCTTATTCATTAGATTTCAACGATAGGAAGATAATTCACTTAGGTGCTGATGTGCCATCCTTTTTTCATTGCAGCCTGGTAGAACAGGTATCTGGACCAGGTGCTGATGAGGAAGGTAAAACTAGAGTTGCAGGATGATAAATGAATGTAATCATGGAACTCTGATACGAACTGCACTGTCATCATCACAGAGAATGGCTAGCTTTTGTTCTTAAAAAGAGATATACATAGAGTGAGAGGGAAAGAGACAGAGATCCTGTAACAGCTCGTTTTAGAGATCTCCATTAGTGTATATATGGAAATACCGCGAGACGGGCTCATAATAATGCCCCCATTTGAGGTTTAATATCCGAGACAGCGGAGAGTGTTTGTACAACTTTCTAattgagaaataaaataaatttggGGGTTAACAGTAA
Proteins encoded in this window:
- the LOC113326752 gene encoding uncharacterized protein LOC113326752, producing MDLKEQNDLLIDLESGGSEEEAVILIVNNKEQQQEPIASKARNLLDKAWNGIITSSIDVITGGGGEDGKNAVANGDLENGGEVVEKRCLLQGGGGGEDTLSPLLVVKKKEKKSKTKVSAPKPPRPPRGPSLDAADQKLIREISELAMLKRARIERMRAHKKMKASKAASSNSNMYAMIITVMFCLVIIVQGLSSRGSSQLSFQGSPQSAVTMRGGKLISVQYFKNKSAPGTDGPGSASPSLVEQVSGPGADEEGKTRVAG